From one Salmo salar chromosome ssa09, Ssal_v3.1, whole genome shotgun sequence genomic stretch:
- the dusp23b gene encoding dual specificity protein phosphatase 23 isoform X1, with product MACSPPPNFSWVEPTKLAGLAFPRMTAHYQYLLDNGIQHLVCLCERKPPNYDTVPGVKLHHINIIDFTPPTPEQIQRFLSIVEESNAKGEGVAVHCMHGHGRTGTMLACYLVKTRKISGIDAINEIRRLRHGSIETHDQEKAVVQFYQRIK from the exons ATGGCCTGTAGTCCACCCCCCAATTTCTCCTGGGTTGAACCTACAAAGTTGGCAGGACTGGCTTTCCCTCGAATGACTGCCCACTACCAATACCTTCTGGACAATGGCATTCAACACCTGGTCTGCTTGTGTGAGAGAAAACCTCCCAACTATGATACCGTCCCAGGAGTGAAACTACACCACATCAATATAATAGACTTCACCCCACCAACTCCAGAACAAATTCAGAGGTTTCTGTCTATTGTGGAGGAATCGAACGCTAAAGGCGAG GGTGTAGCTGTTCACTGTATGCATGGCCATGGGAGGACAGGGACCATGTTGGCCTGCTATCTGGTGAAGACCAGGAAAATCTCAGGCATCGACGCCATTAATGAGATCAGAAGACTACGTCACGGCTCCATTGAGACACACGACCAGGAGAAAGCAGTGGTGCAGTTTTACCAGCGCATTAAATAA